Proteins encoded in a region of the Streptococcus sanguinis genome:
- a CDS encoding HD domain-containing protein, with product MIEKVFRDPVHNYVHVDHQVIYDLINTKEFQRLRRIKQLGTSGYTFHGGEHSRFSHCLGAYEIARRITKIFNEKYQANWDSHESLLTMTAALLHDLGHGAYSHTFERLFDTNHEDITRQIITSPETEIHQVLVQVSPDFPEKVASVINHTYPNKQVVQLISSQIDVDRMDYLLRDSFFTGASYGQFDLTRILRVICPVENGIAFKRNGMHAVEDYVVSRYQMYMQVYFHPASRAMEVLLQNLLKRAKFLYPAQKDYFALSSPNLIPFFENRVTLQDYLALDDGVMNTYFQVWMTSPDKILSDLAQRFINRKVFKSIVFSQENEAHLDIMRDLVGQVGFDPDYYTAIHRNFDLPYDFYRPDVEKPRTQIEILQKDGSLAELSSLSPIVHSLAGTRQGDNRFYFPKEMLAETGLFSEKNQTFMHYIKNDQFTYGE from the coding sequence ATGATTGAAAAAGTATTTCGGGACCCAGTTCACAATTATGTTCATGTGGACCATCAGGTCATTTATGATTTAATCAATACCAAAGAATTTCAACGGCTGCGCCGCATCAAACAGCTGGGTACCTCCGGCTATACTTTCCACGGCGGGGAGCACAGCCGTTTTTCGCATTGTCTGGGAGCTTATGAGATTGCCCGGCGCATCACCAAGATTTTCAATGAAAAATACCAAGCCAACTGGGACAGCCACGAAAGCCTGCTGACCATGACAGCCGCTCTCCTGCATGACTTGGGGCACGGAGCTTATTCACACACCTTCGAGCGCCTCTTTGATACCAATCACGAGGACATTACGCGGCAAATCATCACCAGTCCTGAGACGGAGATTCATCAGGTACTGGTGCAGGTTTCGCCGGATTTCCCTGAAAAGGTAGCTAGCGTCATCAACCATACCTATCCCAATAAGCAGGTAGTCCAGCTGATTTCCAGCCAGATTGATGTGGATCGGATGGATTATCTCTTGCGAGATTCCTTTTTTACTGGTGCTTCCTATGGACAATTTGACTTAACCAGAATTTTACGAGTGATTTGTCCAGTAGAAAACGGCATTGCTTTCAAGCGCAATGGCATGCATGCGGTAGAAGACTACGTAGTCAGCCGCTACCAGATGTACATGCAGGTCTATTTCCACCCAGCCAGTCGGGCTATGGAAGTGCTGCTGCAAAATCTGCTCAAGCGGGCCAAGTTTCTCTATCCGGCTCAGAAAGATTATTTTGCACTGTCATCGCCCAATCTCATCCCATTCTTTGAAAACAGAGTGACCCTACAGGATTATCTGGCCTTGGATGATGGTGTTATGAATACCTATTTCCAAGTTTGGATGACTAGTCCGGACAAGATTTTATCAGACTTGGCTCAGCGTTTTATCAACCGCAAGGTCTTTAAGTCTATCGTCTTCTCTCAGGAAAACGAAGCGCATTTGGATATCATGCGAGACCTAGTTGGACAGGTTGGTTTTGACCCCGATTACTATACTGCTATTCATCGTAATTTTGATTTGCCTTATGATTTCTACCGGCCTGACGTTGAAAAACCTCGGACTCAAATTGAAATCTTGCAAAAAGATGGCAGCTTAGCAGAACTATCCAGCCTGTCACCTATCGTTCATTCGCTAGCCGGGACCAGACAGGGCGATAATCGCTTCTACTTCCCTAAGGAAATGCTGGCAGAGACCGGACTTTTCAGCGAAAAAAACCAGACTTTTATGCACTATATCAAAAACGACCAATTTACCTACGGAGAATAA
- a CDS encoding DUF1934 domain-containing protein — protein MQIRIKNHIQLDGHTELIDQVYDTDWTQKGDYHYLLYKNEEGEKVVLKFHDKELVMTRFSEPKSIMRFISQGQALVGIHTPVGLQQFVTDTPFYKVDLTKQVLQLHYQLKTVDGEQIFASYEMEISWG, from the coding sequence ATGCAAATCAGAATAAAGAATCACATCCAGCTGGACGGGCATACCGAGCTAATTGATCAGGTCTACGATACGGATTGGACGCAAAAAGGAGATTATCACTATCTGCTTTACAAGAATGAGGAAGGGGAGAAAGTAGTTCTGAAATTTCACGATAAAGAGCTGGTTATGACCCGCTTTTCTGAGCCTAAGTCCATCATGCGCTTCATCAGTCAAGGGCAGGCGCTGGTTGGCATCCATACACCTGTGGGCTTGCAGCAGTTTGTGACCGATACTCCTTTCTATAAGGTTGACTTGACCAAACAGGTTCTGCAACTTCATTATCAGCTAAAAACTGTTGACGGAGAGCAGATTTTTGCCAGCTATGAAATGGAGATTAGCTGGGGTTAG
- a CDS encoding DUF2785 domain-containing protein, whose amino-acid sequence MYQNLRKKLEEVSALYYEEEILWLLDHIGHPEATIRDELVFSSLARGLQDDLFSAEQFRFLAQEAVKRQGLFYKSDKNGQATLTRSFTALLYANLLNCDGNPNSSYYQALSVQGRKYLLDKGLTYLSVERDTRGYSRKYGWVHAFAHGADLLTEVACHPDFPSSRMTEVLEVIHQAFKRVSVRFGNDEDWRLSQVLYQAVLKEKLSQRELRLWLQSQSFPLESNQDFIAFSNFRSCLLEVYVQLDSKKQLSDELRAAIQHFHY is encoded by the coding sequence ATGTATCAAAATTTACGAAAGAAGTTGGAAGAAGTTTCTGCTTTATATTATGAGGAAGAAATCTTATGGTTACTGGATCATATTGGTCATCCAGAAGCGACAATCCGTGATGAGTTAGTCTTTTCGTCCTTAGCAAGGGGACTTCAAGATGACCTGTTTTCAGCTGAACAGTTTCGTTTCTTGGCTCAAGAAGCAGTCAAAAGACAAGGACTTTTTTACAAGAGTGATAAAAATGGTCAAGCCACCTTAACACGTTCCTTCACGGCTTTACTTTATGCCAATCTCTTAAACTGTGATGGTAATCCAAACTCTTCGTATTATCAGGCTCTATCAGTGCAAGGAAGAAAATATTTACTAGATAAGGGGCTAACCTACCTGTCAGTAGAAAGAGACACAAGGGGTTACTCCAGGAAATACGGTTGGGTTCATGCCTTCGCTCATGGAGCAGACTTATTGACAGAAGTGGCTTGTCACCCGGACTTTCCCTCTAGCAGGATGACAGAGGTTTTAGAGGTCATTCATCAAGCTTTTAAAAGAGTTTCAGTCCGTTTCGGAAATGATGAGGATTGGCGCTTATCCCAGGTGCTATATCAAGCTGTCTTAAAGGAAAAACTATCGCAGCGTGAACTTAGACTATGGCTTCAATCACAGAGTTTTCCATTGGAAAGCAACCAAGACTTCATTGCTTTTTCCAATTTTCGCTCCTGCTTATTAGAAGTCTATGTGCAGTTGGACAGCAAAAAACAACTCTCAGATGAGCTGAGAGCTGCAATTCAACATTTCCATTACTGA
- the yidA gene encoding sugar-phosphatase, with protein sequence MSIKLVAVDIDGTLLNKQKEITPEVFSAVQDAKAAGVKIVIATGRPIAGVQKLLKELELNQPDNYVVTFNGGLVQDTVTGQELIKETLTYDDYLDIELLGRKLGVHMHAITKDGIYTANRNIGKYTVYESNLVSMPIFYRTPEEMVNKEIVKCMYIDEPEILDAAIAKLPPELAEKYTLVKSAPFYLEIVKKNVNKGAAILHLAEKLGLSKEQTMAIGDEENDRAMLEAVGSPVVMENGKEELKKIAKYITKSNDESGVAHAIREWVLK encoded by the coding sequence ATGTCTATCAAATTAGTTGCCGTTGACATTGACGGTACCCTTTTAAACAAACAAAAAGAAATCACTCCTGAAGTCTTCAGTGCTGTTCAGGATGCCAAGGCTGCTGGTGTCAAAATCGTCATTGCAACCGGCCGTCCTATTGCGGGTGTTCAAAAGCTTCTCAAGGAGCTAGAGCTTAATCAGCCAGACAACTATGTCGTTACCTTCAACGGCGGACTGGTGCAGGATACTGTTACAGGTCAAGAATTAATCAAAGAGACACTGACCTATGACGACTATTTGGATATCGAACTGCTCGGGCGAAAATTAGGTGTCCATATGCATGCCATCACCAAGGACGGCATTTATACAGCCAATCGCAACATCGGCAAGTACACTGTTTACGAGTCCAATCTGGTCAGCATGCCTATCTTCTACCGCACACCTGAAGAAATGGTCAATAAAGAAATCGTTAAGTGCATGTATATTGATGAACCAGAAATTCTGGATGCGGCCATTGCTAAGCTGCCACCAGAATTAGCCGAAAAATATACACTGGTTAAATCAGCTCCTTTCTATCTGGAAATTGTCAAAAAGAATGTCAATAAAGGGGCTGCTATCCTCCATCTAGCTGAAAAACTTGGCTTAAGCAAGGAGCAGACCATGGCTATCGGTGATGAAGAAAACGACCGCGCCATGCTGGAAGCTGTCGGCTCTCCTGTTGTCATGGAAAACGGCAAGGAAGAACTCAAGAAAATCGCCAAATATATCACCAAATCAAACGACGAATCCGGCGTAGCACACGCTATTAGAGAGTGGGTTTTAAAATAA
- a CDS encoding metallophosphoesterase — MTRIGFMSDLHLDSNQFGDFEHQALRQLLKEEGIGHLHIAGDLSNDLTKISLPFLETLKQEIPLSFNLGNHDMLGLSEQEIKDYDFQVQHFGQTKLVSFSGWYDYSFVPEKSKEEHLRTKTNFWFDRRLERQLDDPSITAQTLQELEKLLMTLDGPIIVALHFVPHQDFLYDHPYFQRFNAFLGSQAFHRLFVKYGVKEVVFGHLHHRHQSRVIEGVRYHMRPLGYIREWELTRNFFNDFPQYKIPQMYRLHKRYNAVKDLVEFRDYKKKHLADELRDALTVIEVQ, encoded by the coding sequence ATGACAAGAATCGGATTTATGAGCGACCTCCATCTGGATTCCAATCAATTTGGGGATTTTGAGCACCAAGCTCTTCGCCAGCTTTTAAAAGAGGAAGGGATTGGCCACCTACACATCGCAGGGGATTTGTCCAACGACCTGACCAAGATCAGTTTGCCCTTTCTTGAAACTTTGAAGCAAGAGATTCCCCTTTCTTTTAATCTGGGAAACCACGATATGCTGGGCCTCTCTGAGCAAGAAATTAAGGACTATGATTTTCAGGTGCAGCATTTCGGCCAGACCAAGCTCGTCAGCTTTTCTGGCTGGTATGACTACAGCTTTGTTCCAGAAAAAAGCAAAGAAGAACATCTGAGAACCAAGACCAACTTCTGGTTTGACCGCAGATTGGAGCGCCAACTCGACGACCCTAGCATTACAGCTCAGACGCTGCAAGAGTTAGAAAAACTGCTGATGACTTTAGATGGTCCCATTATTGTTGCTCTGCATTTTGTCCCCCATCAAGACTTTCTATACGACCATCCCTATTTCCAGCGCTTCAACGCCTTCCTAGGAAGCCAAGCTTTTCATCGGCTCTTTGTCAAATACGGGGTGAAAGAGGTTGTTTTCGGCCATCTTCATCACCGCCACCAAAGCCGTGTTATCGAAGGTGTCCGCTATCATATGCGTCCTCTGGGCTACATTCGTGAATGGGAACTGACTCGGAATTTTTTCAATGACTTTCCTCAGTATAAGATTCCCCAGATGTACCGCCTGCACAAGCGTTATAATGCTGTTAAAGATTTAGTTGAATTCCGAGACTATAAGAAAAAACACCTGGCAGACGAACTGCGAGATGCTTTAACAGTAATTGAAGTTCAGTAA
- a CDS encoding aminoacyltransferase — translation MFSYKIGISAQEHDDFVTAHPQANLLQSSAWAQIKDNWANERLGFYKDDRLVAAASVLIKPLPLGMTMLYIPRGPIMDYSDKELLTFVLASLKKFAKEKKALFVKFDPSLFLAESKMGGELQEKAETIELIQQLQQAGAVWVGRTESLDETIQPRLQANIHKEDFSEDLLSKSTRQAIRTARNKGIQIQFGGAELLDDFSGLMKKTENRKNIHLRGKDYYQKLLDTYPEHSYITLSSIDLKARLEDLQAQLTKTLKEAEKFTEKTKPGKIENNQQEQKRLQEEIDFLQDKISQGATVVPLSGTLVLEYGKTSENIYAGMDEEYRRYQPAIITWYETAKHAFERGADWQNMGGIENDLKGGLYSFKSKFNPTIEEFAGEFNLPTNPLYHLSNLAYTLRKKLRSKH, via the coding sequence ATGTTTAGTTACAAAATTGGAATTTCAGCTCAGGAACACGACGATTTTGTCACGGCTCATCCGCAGGCCAATCTTCTGCAGAGCTCAGCCTGGGCTCAGATTAAGGATAACTGGGCCAATGAGCGCTTGGGCTTCTATAAAGACGACCGCTTGGTTGCTGCAGCCAGTGTCTTGATCAAACCACTGCCTTTGGGGATGACCATGCTTTATATCCCGCGCGGTCCCATCATGGACTATAGTGACAAGGAGCTGCTGACCTTTGTTTTGGCGTCGCTCAAGAAGTTTGCCAAGGAGAAAAAAGCGCTCTTTGTCAAGTTTGATCCTAGCCTCTTTCTGGCAGAAAGCAAGATGGGCGGTGAATTGCAAGAAAAAGCCGAGACGATTGAGCTTATTCAACAGTTACAGCAAGCAGGAGCTGTCTGGGTCGGACGAACTGAGTCTCTGGACGAAACAATCCAACCTCGCTTGCAGGCAAATATTCATAAAGAAGATTTCAGCGAGGATCTGCTTTCTAAGAGTACTCGGCAGGCTATTCGTACAGCTCGTAACAAAGGTATTCAAATCCAATTTGGCGGAGCAGAATTACTGGATGATTTTTCAGGCCTGATGAAGAAGACAGAAAACAGAAAAAACATCCACCTACGCGGCAAAGACTATTACCAAAAACTCTTGGATACTTATCCTGAGCACTCCTACATCACCTTGTCCAGCATTGATCTAAAGGCACGATTGGAAGACTTGCAGGCTCAGCTGACCAAGACACTCAAAGAAGCAGAGAAATTTACCGAGAAAACCAAGCCCGGCAAGATTGAGAATAACCAGCAAGAACAGAAACGCCTTCAAGAAGAGATTGACTTTCTGCAGGACAAAATCAGCCAAGGTGCTACTGTCGTTCCCCTGTCTGGCACACTGGTCTTAGAATACGGCAAGACTTCTGAAAATATCTATGCCGGAATGGACGAGGAATACCGTCGTTACCAGCCAGCCATCATCACTTGGTATGAAACAGCCAAACACGCTTTTGAGCGTGGAGCTGATTGGCAAAATATGGGCGGAATCGAAAACGACCTCAAGGGCGGTCTCTACAGCTTTAAATCCAAGTTCAATCCCACCATTGAGGAATTTGCTGGTGAGTTTAACTTGCCAACCAATCCTCTTTACCACCTCTCCAATCTTGCCTACACTCTCAGAAAGAAACTGCGCAGCAAGCATTAA
- a CDS encoding cation-translocating P-type ATPase, with the protein MSKEQKRQAFYTQSPEEIFKTLDASEQGLSSQEAAKRLADYGRNELDEGEKKSLLIKFLEQFKDLMIIILLVAAVLSVVTSGGEDIADALIILAVVIINAIFGVYQEGKAEEAIAALKSMSSPAARVLRDGHVTEVDSKELVPGDIVRLEAGDVVPADMRLLEANSLKIEEAALTGESVPVEKDLTVEVAADAGIGDRVNMAFQNSNVTYGRGVGLVVNTGMYTEVGHIAGMLQDADETDTPLKQNLNSLSKVLTYAILVIAAVTFVVGVFIQGRNPLDELMTSVALAVAAIPEGLPAIVTIVLALGTQVLAKRNSIVRKLPAVETLGSTEIIASDKTGTLTMNKMTVEKVFYDGVLNEAGQDIELGLELPLLRSVVLANDTKIDQEGKLIGDPTETAFIQYALDKGYDVKAFLEKYPRVAELPFDSDRKLMSTVHPLPDGKFLVAVKGAPDQLLKRCVARDKAGDVAAIDDATSQLIKSNNSDMAHQALRVLAGAYKIIDAVPTDLTSENLENDLIFTGLIGMIDPERAEAAEAVRVAKEAGIRPIMITGDHQDTAEAIAKRLGIIEEGDTEDHVLTGAELNELSDAEFEKVVGQYSVYARVSPEHKVRIVKAWQNQGKVVAMTGDGVNDAPALKTADIGIGMGITGTEVSKGASDMILADDNFATIIVAVEEGRKVFSNIQKTIQYLLSANTAEVLTIFLATLFGWDVLQPVHLLWINLVTDTFPAIALGVEPAEPGVMSHKPRGRKSSFFSGGVLSSIIYQGVLQGALVLAVYGYAISNPVHVGDIKAIHADALTMAFATLGLIQLFHAYNVKSVYQSIFTVGPFKSKTFNWSILVSFILLISTIVIDPLEKIFHVTKLDLSQWTVVLIGSFAMIVIVEIVKFIQRKLGMDKNAI; encoded by the coding sequence TTGTCAAAAGAACAAAAGCGCCAAGCTTTTTACACCCAGAGTCCTGAGGAAATTTTCAAAACTTTGGACGCTTCAGAGCAAGGTTTATCCAGTCAAGAAGCAGCCAAGCGTTTAGCTGATTATGGCCGCAATGAACTGGATGAAGGGGAGAAAAAATCTCTCTTGATAAAGTTTTTGGAGCAGTTTAAGGATTTGATGATTATCATCTTGTTGGTAGCAGCGGTCTTGTCTGTTGTCACATCAGGTGGCGAAGACATCGCAGATGCTTTAATCATCTTAGCTGTAGTAATCATCAATGCCATCTTCGGTGTCTATCAGGAAGGCAAGGCTGAAGAAGCGATTGCAGCTCTCAAATCTATGTCTAGCCCGGCTGCGCGTGTCCTGCGTGATGGCCATGTCACAGAAGTAGATTCTAAGGAGTTGGTACCTGGCGATATCGTTAGACTGGAAGCCGGGGACGTTGTTCCAGCAGATATGCGGCTTTTGGAAGCTAATTCACTGAAAATCGAAGAAGCTGCTCTGACAGGTGAGTCTGTTCCGGTTGAGAAAGATTTGACTGTTGAGGTAGCTGCAGATGCTGGTATTGGAGACCGTGTGAATATGGCCTTCCAAAACTCAAATGTGACCTATGGTCGTGGGGTTGGATTGGTTGTCAATACAGGGATGTACACCGAAGTCGGCCATATCGCAGGTATGTTGCAGGATGCGGATGAAACGGACACACCGCTCAAGCAAAATCTTAATAGTCTGTCGAAGGTTCTGACCTATGCTATCTTGGTGATTGCTGCAGTGACTTTTGTAGTCGGTGTCTTCATTCAAGGGAGAAATCCACTGGATGAGCTGATGACTTCTGTAGCCTTGGCAGTTGCGGCTATTCCAGAAGGTCTGCCTGCTATCGTTACCATCGTGCTGGCTTTGGGAACTCAGGTTTTGGCTAAGCGGAATTCAATTGTCCGTAAGCTTCCAGCTGTTGAGACTTTGGGATCAACTGAGATTATCGCTTCAGATAAGACTGGTACCCTGACCATGAATAAGATGACGGTCGAAAAAGTCTTTTACGACGGAGTCCTGAATGAAGCTGGACAAGATATCGAACTTGGACTGGAGCTGCCGCTCTTACGTTCGGTTGTCTTAGCCAATGATACCAAGATTGACCAGGAAGGGAAGCTAATTGGTGACCCAACAGAAACAGCCTTTATCCAGTATGCTTTGGACAAGGGCTATGATGTGAAGGCCTTTTTAGAGAAATATCCTCGAGTAGCTGAGCTGCCCTTTGATTCAGATCGTAAGCTCATGTCAACTGTCCATCCATTGCCAGATGGGAAATTCCTAGTGGCAGTAAAGGGAGCACCAGATCAACTCTTGAAACGCTGTGTTGCCCGTGATAAGGCTGGAGATGTTGCAGCGATTGATGATGCTACTTCACAGCTGATTAAGTCTAATAACTCAGACATGGCTCACCAAGCTCTGCGTGTGCTGGCTGGCGCCTACAAGATTATTGATGCAGTTCCGACTGACTTGACGTCTGAAAATCTAGAAAATGATTTAATCTTTACTGGTTTAATCGGTATGATTGACCCAGAACGTGCTGAGGCAGCAGAAGCTGTTCGTGTAGCCAAGGAAGCAGGTATTCGTCCGATTATGATTACTGGTGACCATCAGGATACAGCAGAAGCTATCGCTAAGCGCTTGGGTATTATCGAAGAAGGAGATACTGAAGACCATGTCTTGACTGGTGCAGAGCTCAATGAGCTTTCTGATGCGGAATTCGAAAAGGTTGTTGGTCAATACTCTGTTTACGCGCGTGTATCTCCAGAACACAAGGTTCGTATCGTCAAAGCGTGGCAAAACCAAGGTAAGGTCGTAGCCATGACAGGTGATGGTGTCAATGATGCTCCAGCTCTGAAGACAGCTGATATCGGTATCGGTATGGGTATTACCGGTACAGAAGTATCTAAGGGTGCCTCTGACATGATTCTGGCAGATGATAACTTTGCGACCATCATTGTAGCCGTGGAAGAAGGACGTAAGGTCTTCTCTAATATTCAAAAGACTATCCAGTATCTCCTTTCAGCTAATACGGCTGAGGTGCTGACTATTTTCTTGGCAACCCTCTTTGGTTGGGATGTGCTGCAGCCAGTTCATCTGCTTTGGATTAACCTAGTAACGGATACCTTCCCAGCTATTGCTCTGGGAGTTGAGCCTGCTGAGCCAGGTGTCATGAGTCATAAGCCTCGCGGTCGTAAGTCTAGCTTCTTCTCAGGCGGAGTTCTGAGCTCTATCATCTATCAGGGGGTCCTGCAAGGGGCTTTGGTTCTGGCGGTTTATGGTTATGCTATCTCTAATCCCGTTCATGTTGGTGATATCAAGGCTATCCATGCGGACGCTCTTACAATGGCCTTTGCAACGCTTGGCCTCATCCAGCTCTTCCATGCTTATAATGTAAAATCTGTTTATCAGTCTATCTTTACAGTTGGTCCATTCAAGTCTAAGACCTTTAACTGGTCTATCCTGGTTTCTTTCATCCTATTGATTTCGACTATTGTAATTGATCCGCTGGAAAAGATTTTCCATGTGACCAAGCTGGACTTGTCACAATGGACAGTTGTTCTGATTGGTAGCTTTGCCATGATTGTCATTGTTGAAATTGTTAAGTTCATCCAACGTAAATTAGGTATGGATAAGAATGCTATTTAG
- a CDS encoding aminoacyltransferase, translated as MTFKLLSQEEFIQHTSASSQRSFMQTVEMAELLSKRGFSTQYIGYTDPQGQVVVSAVLYSMPMTGGLHMEINCGPVSTDAKYLTPFYQALQAYAKKEGALELIIKPYETYQTFDSNGQATSDEKVELIQQQTDLGFDFDGLQTGYPGGEPDWHYVKDLAGLTEKDLLKSFSKNGKATVKKANTFGIKLKRLERDQLSVFKDITAATSDRREYDDKPLDYYQDFYDSFGQQADFMTASLNFKDYLQNLQKDQEKLGQKIQKLQADLENNPQSEKKQNQLRELSSQFDSFETRKAEAQELIEKYGDQDQILAASLFIYTPQEATYLFSGSYPEFNKFYAPALLQEYVMTESIKRGIPFYNFLGIMGIFDGSDGVLRFKQNFNGFIVRKMGTFRYYPNPFKFKLLQLIKKILRR; from the coding sequence ATGACCTTTAAACTTCTCAGCCAAGAAGAATTCATCCAGCATACCTCAGCTAGCTCCCAACGCTCTTTTATGCAGACCGTGGAAATGGCAGAGCTTCTGAGCAAGCGTGGCTTCAGTACCCAGTATATCGGCTACACTGACCCACAGGGACAGGTAGTGGTGTCTGCTGTCCTCTACAGTATGCCGATGACTGGCGGCCTTCATATGGAAATTAACTGCGGTCCTGTCTCTACCGATGCTAAATACCTGACTCCCTTCTATCAAGCTTTGCAGGCTTACGCTAAAAAAGAAGGCGCTCTGGAACTCATCATCAAGCCCTACGAGACTTATCAGACCTTTGACAGCAATGGCCAGGCAACTTCTGATGAAAAAGTCGAGCTTATCCAGCAACAGACTGACTTGGGCTTTGACTTTGACGGCCTACAGACAGGCTATCCAGGCGGGGAGCCTGATTGGCATTATGTCAAAGATTTAGCTGGTCTGACGGAGAAAGACCTGCTCAAGTCCTTCAGTAAAAACGGCAAGGCGACCGTCAAAAAGGCGAATACCTTTGGCATCAAGCTAAAAAGGCTAGAACGTGACCAACTCAGCGTTTTCAAAGACATCACAGCTGCCACTTCTGACCGGCGGGAATATGATGACAAGCCACTAGACTACTATCAAGATTTTTATGATAGCTTTGGTCAGCAGGCGGACTTCATGACAGCCAGTCTCAACTTCAAGGACTATCTTCAAAACTTACAAAAAGATCAAGAGAAACTTGGCCAGAAAATTCAGAAACTGCAGGCTGACTTGGAAAACAATCCTCAATCTGAAAAGAAACAAAATCAGCTGCGAGAACTTTCCAGCCAGTTTGATAGCTTTGAAACTCGCAAAGCTGAAGCCCAAGAACTGATTGAAAAGTACGGCGACCAAGACCAGATCCTAGCTGCTAGCCTCTTTATCTATACTCCCCAGGAAGCAACCTATCTCTTCAGCGGCTCCTATCCTGAGTTTAATAAATTCTACGCTCCAGCCCTGCTGCAGGAATACGTTATGACCGAAAGTATCAAGAGAGGCATTCCATTTTATAATTTCCTCGGCATTATGGGAATTTTCGACGGTTCTGACGGTGTTCTGCGCTTCAAGCAGAACTTCAACGGCTTCATCGTCCGAAAAATGGGGACTTTCCGCTATTATCCTAACCCTTTCAAATTTAAGCTGCTTCAGCTCATAAAGAAAATTCTAAGACGTTAA